In Streptomyces durocortorensis, a genomic segment contains:
- the galE gene encoding UDP-glucose 4-epimerase GalE, giving the protein MSDPKKYLVTGGAGYVGSVVAQHLLEAGHTVTVLDDLSTGFRAGVPAGAAFIEGRIQDAARHLDPSYDGVLHFAAYSQVGESVVDPEKYWVNNVGGTTALLAAMREHGVRTLVFSSTAATYGEPVSSPITETDPTAPTSPYGASKLAVDHMISGEATAHGLAAVSLRYFNVAGAYGSCGERHAPETHLIPLVLQVALGRRESISVYGDDYPTPDGTCVRDYIHVADLAEAHLLALDAAAPGEHLICNLGNGNGFSVREVIETVRKVTGHPIPETPAPRRGGDPAVLVASAATAVERLGWQPSRADLAGIVADAWEFARREEPTTP; this is encoded by the coding sequence GTGAGCGACCCGAAGAAGTACCTGGTCACCGGCGGCGCCGGATACGTCGGCAGCGTCGTCGCCCAGCACCTGTTGGAGGCCGGGCACACCGTGACCGTCCTGGACGACCTCTCCACCGGCTTCCGCGCGGGCGTCCCGGCCGGGGCCGCGTTCATCGAGGGCCGCATCCAGGACGCCGCCCGCCACCTGGACCCCTCCTACGACGGCGTCCTCCACTTCGCCGCGTACTCCCAGGTCGGCGAGTCCGTCGTCGATCCGGAGAAGTACTGGGTCAACAACGTCGGCGGCACCACCGCCCTCCTCGCCGCGATGCGCGAACACGGCGTGCGCACCCTCGTCTTCTCCTCCACCGCCGCCACCTACGGCGAACCGGTCTCCAGCCCCATCACCGAGACCGACCCCACCGCCCCCACCAGTCCCTACGGCGCCTCCAAGCTCGCCGTCGACCACATGATCAGCGGCGAGGCCACCGCCCACGGACTGGCCGCCGTCTCCCTGCGCTACTTCAACGTCGCCGGGGCGTACGGCAGTTGCGGCGAACGCCATGCCCCCGAGACCCACCTCATCCCGCTCGTCCTCCAAGTGGCCCTGGGGCGGCGCGAGTCGATCTCCGTCTACGGCGACGACTACCCCACCCCCGACGGCACCTGCGTCCGCGACTACATCCACGTCGCCGACCTCGCCGAGGCCCACCTCCTCGCCCTGGACGCGGCGGCCCCCGGCGAGCACCTCATCTGCAACCTCGGCAACGGCAACGGCTTCTCGGTCCGCGAGGTCATCGAGACCGTCCGCAAGGTCACCGGCCACCCGATCCCCGAGACCCCGGCCCCCCGCCGCGGCGGGGACCCGGCCGTCCTCGTCGCCTCCGCCGCCACCGCCGTCGAGCGGCTCGGCTGGCAGCCCTCCCGCGCCGACCTGGCCGGAATCGTCGCCGACGCCTGGGAGTTCGCCCGCCGCGAGGAGCCCACCACCCCATGA
- a CDS encoding TetR/AcrR family transcriptional regulator, producing MIDDVATDGSTSSAKSRTSSTRRTRRVRMTGKERREQLLDIGRALFADKGFEGTSVEEIAARAGVSKPVVYEHFGGKEGLYAVVVDREMRQLLDMVTGALTAGHPRELLEQAAFALLDYIESYTDGFRILVRDSPVAQSTGTFASLISDIATQVEDILGLEFKARGFDPKLAPLYAQALVGMVALTGQWWLDVRKPKKAEVAAHLVNLCWHGLENLEAKPRLIGHRKS from the coding sequence ATGATTGACGACGTGGCGACCGACGGCAGCACGAGCAGCGCGAAGAGCAGGACTTCCTCCACCCGCCGGACCCGCCGGGTCCGGATGACCGGTAAGGAGCGCCGCGAACAGCTGCTGGACATCGGGCGCGCACTCTTCGCCGACAAGGGCTTCGAGGGCACGTCGGTGGAGGAGATCGCGGCGCGCGCCGGGGTGTCCAAGCCGGTGGTGTACGAGCACTTCGGCGGCAAGGAGGGCCTGTACGCCGTGGTGGTCGACCGCGAGATGCGGCAGCTGCTGGACATGGTGACGGGGGCGCTGACGGCGGGGCATCCCCGGGAGCTGCTGGAGCAGGCGGCGTTCGCGTTGCTGGACTACATCGAGTCGTACACGGACGGTTTCCGGATTCTGGTGCGGGATTCGCCGGTGGCGCAGTCGACGGGCACGTTCGCGTCGCTGATCAGTGATATCGCCACGCAGGTGGAGGACATCCTGGGGCTGGAGTTCAAGGCCCGGGGTTTTGATCCGAAGCTGGCCCCGCTGTACGCGCAGGCGCTGGTGGGGATGGTGGCGCTGACGGGCCAGTGGTGGCTGGACGTGCGCAAGCCGAAGAAGGCGGAGGTGGCCGCGCATCTGGTGAACCTGTGCTGGCACGGGCTGGAGAACCTGGAGGCGAAGCCGCGGCTGATAGGGCACCGGAAGAGCTGA
- a CDS encoding Uma2 family endonuclease, protein MTAEPTTAHSSRWPVPPQDGYTVDDLFTLPGLPPHTELIDGSLVFASPQRKFHSMVIDLLVVGLRSTAPPEVKVRREMTVVLDRRNGPEPDVSVVRSEADGKGMEQTSYAAADVLLAVEVVSPDSEARDREAKPHKYATAGIPHFWLVEMTGTDQHPVVRVYELDPVTKAYALTGIHHDRLKTGVPFPVDIDISGDALKEL, encoded by the coding sequence ATGACCGCCGAGCCGACCACCGCGCACAGCTCCCGCTGGCCGGTGCCCCCGCAGGACGGATACACCGTGGACGATCTGTTCACGCTGCCCGGTCTCCCGCCGCACACAGAGCTGATCGACGGGAGCCTGGTTTTCGCGAGTCCGCAGCGCAAGTTCCACAGCATGGTGATCGATCTGCTGGTGGTAGGGCTGCGCAGTACAGCACCGCCGGAGGTGAAGGTCCGCCGCGAGATGACCGTGGTGCTGGACCGGCGCAACGGGCCGGAGCCGGATGTCTCCGTCGTTCGCAGCGAGGCTGACGGAAAGGGGATGGAGCAGACGTCGTACGCCGCCGCCGACGTCCTCCTCGCCGTGGAGGTCGTCTCCCCCGACTCCGAGGCCCGCGACCGCGAGGCCAAGCCGCACAAGTACGCGACCGCCGGCATCCCGCACTTCTGGCTGGTGGAGATGACCGGCACCGACCAGCACCCCGTCGTGCGGGTCTACGAGCTGGACCCGGTGACGAAGGCGTACGCGCTGACCGGCATCCATCATGACCGGCTGAAGACGGGTGTGCCGTTCCCCGTGGACATCGACATCTCAGGGGACGCGCTCAAGGAGCTGTAG
- a CDS encoding GNAT family N-acetyltransferase — protein MFRLETEVDKERRILLSGRLHEDNVAASAGLRALLSTSVEHEVPLEVWALDEHGGVAGGLTGRTWAYWLHVDLLWVDAPHRGSGLGARLLAEAERTARTERACTRSRLETWDFQAPDFYRKQGYEEIGRVEDYPPGVTEFMLTKRL, from the coding sequence ATGTTCCGTCTTGAGACAGAAGTAGACAAAGAACGTCGCATTCTGCTGAGCGGGCGTCTGCACGAGGACAACGTCGCGGCCTCGGCCGGTCTGCGCGCTCTGCTCAGCACCTCGGTCGAGCACGAAGTACCGCTGGAGGTCTGGGCGTTGGACGAGCACGGGGGTGTCGCGGGCGGGCTGACCGGGCGGACCTGGGCGTACTGGCTCCATGTCGACCTGCTCTGGGTCGACGCCCCGCACCGGGGTTCGGGCCTCGGTGCGCGGCTGCTCGCCGAGGCCGAGCGGACGGCCCGCACCGAGCGCGCCTGCACCCGATCCCGGCTGGAGACCTGGGACTTCCAGGCCCCGGACTTCTACCGGAAGCAGGGGTACGAGGAGATCGGCCGGGTCGAGGACTACCCGCCCGGCGTCACCGAGTTCATGCTCACCAAGCGTCTGTGA
- a CDS encoding MarR family winged helix-turn-helix transcriptional regulator: protein MEDEVDRLVAAWRRERPDLDVEPLEVLSRVSRLARHLDRARRIAFAEHNLEPWEFDVLTSLRRAGPPYQLSPGQLLTQTLVTSGTMTNRIDRLTKKNLVERLPDPSDRRGVLVRLTAEGRDKADQSLAGLLDQERAILGELSRQQRGELAGLLRQLTAPFDNIPG from the coding sequence ATGGAGGACGAGGTCGACCGACTGGTCGCTGCATGGCGCCGAGAGCGCCCCGACCTCGACGTGGAACCACTCGAGGTGCTCAGTCGCGTCTCCCGTCTGGCACGCCACCTCGACCGGGCCCGACGCATAGCCTTCGCCGAGCACAATCTGGAGCCGTGGGAGTTCGACGTGCTCACCTCGCTGCGCCGGGCGGGACCCCCATATCAGCTCTCCCCCGGGCAGCTCCTCACCCAGACGCTGGTCACCTCGGGCACGATGACCAACCGGATCGACCGCCTCACCAAGAAGAACCTCGTCGAGCGACTGCCCGACCCGAGCGACCGCCGCGGCGTCCTCGTCCGGCTCACGGCCGAGGGGCGCGACAAGGCCGATCAGTCGCTGGCCGGGCTGCTCGACCAGGAGCGGGCGATCCTCGGTGAGCTCTCCCGCCAGCAGCGGGGCGAACTGGCCGGGCTACTGCGCCAGTTGACCGCCCCGTTCGACAACATCCCCGGCTAG
- a CDS encoding helix-turn-helix transcriptional regulator produces MGVRLMVVDDHRLLAEALASALKLRGHRVIAAAAPTSGAAELVVSRAPEVCLFGTATPAAPGVFDPIARIGQERPQVAVVVLGPVPSPRGIAAAFAAGAAGYVRHDERIEGVERAMLKARAGESAIAPQLLRGAFAELLNPAEQPDDEGRRLLRMLTPREAEVLVRVADGEDTRLIAAGMDIAPSTARTHVQRVLMKLGVGSRLEAAALAARTGLLERAAGNGYAPQGPCAPGRDG; encoded by the coding sequence ATGGGCGTGCGGCTCATGGTGGTCGACGATCACCGACTGCTCGCCGAGGCACTCGCCTCGGCGCTGAAACTGCGCGGGCACCGGGTGATCGCCGCCGCCGCTCCCACGTCCGGGGCGGCGGAGCTGGTGGTCAGCCGGGCTCCGGAGGTCTGCCTCTTCGGTACGGCCACGCCCGCCGCCCCGGGCGTCTTCGACCCGATCGCGCGGATCGGCCAGGAGCGCCCGCAGGTGGCGGTGGTGGTCCTCGGGCCGGTGCCCAGCCCGCGCGGCATCGCCGCCGCGTTCGCCGCCGGGGCCGCCGGGTACGTCCGGCACGACGAGCGCATCGAGGGCGTGGAGCGCGCCATGCTCAAGGCGCGGGCGGGGGAGAGCGCCATCGCCCCCCAACTGCTGCGGGGTGCCTTCGCCGAGCTGCTCAACCCCGCGGAGCAGCCCGACGACGAGGGGCGGCGGCTGCTGCGGATGCTCACCCCGCGCGAGGCGGAGGTCCTGGTCCGGGTCGCCGATGGCGAGGACACCCGGCTGATCGCGGCCGGGATGGACATCGCCCCGAGCACCGCCCGCACCCATGTCCAGCGGGTCCTGATGAAGCTGGGGGTCGGCTCCCGGCTGGAGGCGGCCGCCCTCGCGGCCCGTACGGGCCTGCTGGAGCGGGCGGCGGGCAACGGCTACGCACCGCAGGGGCCGTGCGCCCCAGGGCGGGACGGGTGA
- a CDS encoding VOC family protein, producing MPVSAGLAAVDHVQLAAPPGSEDALRAFYTDALGMTEIPKPPVLAARGGCWFASGPIQLHLGVEEDFHPAKKAHPGLRVTGIAEYAARLEAHGVEVTWDDDLPGHRRFYAQDPVGNRLEFLEPDV from the coding sequence ATGCCCGTATCCGCCGGCCTCGCCGCCGTCGACCACGTACAGCTCGCCGCCCCGCCCGGCTCCGAGGACGCCCTGCGCGCCTTCTACACCGACGCCCTCGGCATGACCGAGATCCCGAAACCCCCGGTGCTCGCCGCCCGCGGCGGCTGCTGGTTCGCCTCCGGCCCCATCCAGCTCCACCTGGGCGTCGAGGAGGACTTCCACCCCGCGAAGAAGGCCCACCCGGGCCTGCGCGTGACGGGTATCGCGGAGTACGCGGCCCGCCTGGAGGCCCACGGCGTCGAGGTCACGTGGGACGACGACCTCCCCGGCCACCGCCGCTTCTACGCCCAGGACCCGGTCGGCAACCGCCTGGAGTTCCTGGAGCCCGACGTGTAA
- a CDS encoding trans-aconitate 2-methyltransferase, translating to MTTPDSPTWDPQQYLRHADHRTRPFHDLLARIGDLPGHPAPRIADLGCGAGNVTALLADRWPSARITGYDNSPQMLAEAAAHARPPLLDFAEADATTWTPTETYGLIVSTSALQWIPGHADLFPRWLDALTPGGTLAFQLPGNFAAPSHALLAQLRESDRWRPRLHGTGDRSAAALEPVDYLTRLRDLGCTADVWETTYLQTLHGDDAVLDWVKGTALRPVLTALADDPEARDAFVTEYRDLLREAYPPGPYGTVFPFRRIFAVARKEK from the coding sequence ATGACCACACCTGACAGCCCCACCTGGGATCCGCAGCAGTACCTGCGTCACGCGGACCACCGCACCCGCCCCTTCCACGACCTGCTGGCCCGGATCGGTGACCTCCCCGGCCACCCCGCGCCCCGCATCGCCGACCTCGGCTGCGGCGCGGGCAACGTCACCGCGCTCCTCGCGGACCGCTGGCCGAGCGCCCGCATCACCGGCTACGACAACTCCCCGCAGATGCTCGCCGAGGCCGCCGCCCACGCCCGGCCGCCCCTGCTCGACTTCGCCGAGGCCGACGCCACCACCTGGACGCCCACCGAGACGTACGGCCTGATCGTCTCCACCTCGGCCCTCCAGTGGATTCCCGGCCACGCCGATCTCTTCCCGCGCTGGCTGGACGCCCTCACCCCCGGCGGCACCCTCGCCTTCCAGCTCCCCGGCAACTTCGCCGCCCCCAGCCACGCCCTCCTGGCCCAGCTCCGCGAGTCCGACCGCTGGCGCCCCCGCCTCCACGGCACCGGCGACCGCAGCGCCGCCGCCCTGGAGCCCGTCGACTACCTCACCCGCCTGCGGGATCTCGGCTGCACGGCCGACGTCTGGGAGACCACCTACCTCCAGACCCTCCACGGCGACGACGCGGTCCTCGACTGGGTCAAGGGCACCGCCCTGCGCCCCGTCCTCACCGCCCTGGCCGACGACCCCGAGGCCCGCGACGCGTTCGTCACCGAATACCGCGACCTGCTCCGCGAGGCGTACCCGCCGGGCCCGTACGGCACGGTCTTCCCGTTCCGCCGTATCTTCGCCGTCGCCCGCAAGGAGAAGTGA
- the galK gene encoding galactokinase: MTATVQQTGPDPAAIFTELYGYEPHGVWSAPGRVNLIGEYTDFNDGFVLPLALPHATRAAVSARTDGVLRLHSGDVPGGVVSLRVEELAPHSGHGWAAYPAGVAWALRAAGHPVTGADIALTSTVPTGAGLSSSAALETVTAFALNDLFQLGLSGPELAVVGRRAENDFVGVPCGIMDQMASACCTEGHALHLDTRDLSLRQVPFDPAAQGLTLLVVDTRVKHALGDGAYAERRAGCEEGARLLGIPALRDLPYASLDAALTTLAGAGADESVIRYVRHVVGDNHRVEQVIALLDAGDVRAAGPVLNEGHRSLRDDLRVSCPELDLVVAAANEAGALGARMTGGGFGGSAVVLVEAAAAGAVAEVVTKAFAAAGHAAPGVFAGAPSAGARRLR, from the coding sequence ATGACCGCGACCGTCCAGCAGACCGGCCCCGACCCCGCCGCCATCTTCACCGAGCTGTACGGGTATGAACCCCACGGCGTTTGGTCGGCACCCGGACGGGTGAACCTCATCGGCGAGTACACCGACTTCAACGACGGCTTCGTCCTGCCGCTCGCCCTCCCGCACGCCACCCGCGCCGCCGTCTCCGCCCGCACCGACGGCGTCCTGCGGCTGCACTCCGGCGACGTGCCCGGCGGCGTCGTCTCCCTGCGCGTCGAGGAGCTGGCCCCGCACTCCGGCCACGGCTGGGCCGCCTACCCCGCCGGCGTCGCCTGGGCGCTGCGCGCGGCGGGCCACCCGGTCACCGGTGCGGACATCGCCCTGACCTCCACCGTCCCCACCGGCGCCGGGCTCTCCTCCTCCGCCGCCCTGGAGACCGTCACCGCGTTCGCCCTGAACGACCTGTTCCAGCTCGGCCTCAGCGGGCCCGAACTCGCCGTCGTCGGCCGCCGCGCCGAGAACGACTTCGTGGGCGTGCCCTGCGGGATCATGGACCAGATGGCGTCCGCCTGCTGCACCGAGGGCCACGCTCTCCACCTGGACACCCGGGACCTCTCGCTGCGCCAGGTCCCCTTCGACCCGGCCGCCCAGGGCCTGACGCTCCTGGTCGTCGACACCCGGGTCAAGCACGCCCTCGGTGACGGGGCGTACGCGGAGCGACGGGCCGGCTGCGAGGAGGGCGCCCGGCTCCTCGGGATACCCGCCCTGCGGGACCTCCCGTACGCATCGCTCGACGCGGCGCTCACCACCCTCGCCGGTGCCGGGGCGGACGAGTCCGTCATCCGATACGTGCGCCATGTCGTCGGCGACAACCACCGTGTCGAGCAGGTCATCGCACTGCTCGACGCGGGCGACGTCCGCGCCGCGGGCCCGGTCCTGAACGAGGGCCACCGCTCGCTCCGTGACGACCTGCGGGTCTCCTGCCCGGAGTTGGACCTCGTGGTCGCGGCGGCGAACGAGGCCGGGGCGCTCGGGGCGCGGATGACCGGTGGCGGTTTCGGCGGCTCGGCGGTCGTCCTGGTGGAGGCCGCGGCGGCCGGTGCGGTCGCCGAGGTCGTCACGAAGGCGTTCGCGGCGGCCGGACACGCGGCCCCCGGCGTCTTCGCCGGCGCCCCCTCGGCGGGCGCGCGCCGCCTGCGATGA
- a CDS encoding response regulator transcription factor, producing MARIRVLVVDDHRIFAESLAAALAAEPDVDVSAAGNGPAALRALERAAAEGRAYDVMLVDAELGALTPDGAPAVAVPAPRQGEPGLVDGISLVAGVRSGRPAVRSVVLAEKDDPRCAARALQAGASGWVAKDCSLQRLLAVIRGVLRDETHLPPALLTGVLRELTAARKHRTESERLVESLTPREREVLRCMVAGLGRKAVAELLFLSPHTVRTHMQNVLGKLGVHSTLAAVALARRAGVGPADPATPRLAGDVVERGGQLAQ from the coding sequence GTGGCTCGAATCCGGGTTCTGGTGGTCGACGACCACCGCATCTTCGCCGAGTCGCTCGCGGCGGCCCTGGCCGCCGAACCGGACGTGGACGTGTCCGCGGCGGGCAACGGCCCGGCCGCGCTGCGCGCGCTGGAGCGAGCGGCCGCCGAGGGGCGCGCGTACGACGTGATGCTGGTCGACGCCGAGCTGGGCGCCCTGACGCCCGACGGCGCGCCCGCCGTCGCCGTGCCCGCGCCCCGGCAGGGCGAGCCGGGCCTCGTCGACGGCATCTCGCTGGTGGCGGGGGTCCGTTCGGGGCGCCCCGCCGTACGGTCGGTGGTGCTCGCCGAGAAGGACGACCCGCGGTGCGCCGCCCGGGCGCTCCAGGCCGGGGCCTCGGGCTGGGTGGCCAAGGACTGCTCGCTGCAACGGCTGCTCGCGGTGATACGGGGGGTGCTGCGCGACGAGACGCATCTGCCGCCCGCCCTGCTCACCGGCGTCCTGCGGGAGCTGACCGCCGCCCGTAAGCACCGCACCGAGAGCGAACGGCTGGTGGAGTCGCTGACGCCCCGGGAACGCGAGGTGCTGCGCTGCATGGTGGCGGGGCTCGGGAGGAAGGCGGTCGCCGAGCTGCTGTTCCTGTCCCCGCACACCGTCCGCACCCATATGCAGAACGTGCTGGGCAAGCTCGGGGTGCACTCGACGCTGGCCGCGGTCGCGCTGGCCCGCCGGGCGGGGGTCGGCCCCGCCGATCCGGCAACGCCCCGGCTAGCCGGGGATGTTGTCGAACGGGGCGGTCAACTGGCGCAGTAG
- the galT gene encoding galactose-1-phosphate uridylyltransferase has product MKKTVTTLADGRELIYYDSADGIVRDAVDRRPLDAVSTSSEIRRDPLLGDSVAVASHRQARTYHPPADACPLCPTRDGRLSEIPDSHYDVAVFENRFPSLAGDSGRCEVVCFTSDHDASFADLTEEQAALVLAAWTDRTAELGALDQVTQVFCFENRGAEIGVTLGHPHGQIYGYPFVTPRTELMLRSAARHREGTGRNLFDDVVAREEKDGSRVVLATDHWIAHVPYAAHWPYEVHLHPRRRVPDLPALDEAARTEFPQVYLELLRRFDRIFGPGEPPTPYVSAWHQAPFGVPGREDFALHLELFTIRRTSGKLKFLAGSESGMSVFINDVPPEAAAQRLREVASK; this is encoded by the coding sequence GTGAAGAAGACGGTTACGACGCTCGCCGACGGCCGTGAGCTGATCTACTACGACTCCGCCGACGGCATCGTCCGCGACGCTGTCGACCGCCGCCCCCTCGACGCCGTCTCGACCTCGTCCGAGATCCGCCGCGACCCGCTGCTCGGGGACTCCGTCGCCGTCGCCTCGCACCGGCAGGCCCGCACCTACCACCCGCCCGCCGACGCCTGCCCGCTCTGCCCCACCCGGGACGGGCGGCTCAGCGAGATCCCCGACAGCCACTACGACGTGGCCGTCTTCGAGAACCGCTTCCCCTCCCTCGCCGGGGACTCCGGCCGCTGCGAGGTCGTCTGCTTCACCTCCGACCACGACGCGTCCTTCGCCGACCTCACCGAGGAGCAGGCCGCCCTCGTCCTCGCCGCCTGGACCGACCGCACCGCCGAGCTGGGCGCCCTCGACCAGGTCACCCAGGTCTTCTGCTTCGAGAACCGGGGCGCCGAGATCGGCGTCACCCTCGGCCACCCGCACGGCCAGATCTACGGCTACCCCTTCGTCACCCCGCGCACCGAGCTGATGCTCCGCTCGGCCGCCCGCCACCGCGAGGGGACCGGCCGCAACCTCTTCGACGACGTGGTCGCCCGCGAGGAGAAGGACGGCAGCCGCGTCGTCCTCGCCACCGACCACTGGATCGCCCACGTCCCGTACGCGGCGCACTGGCCCTACGAGGTCCACCTCCACCCCCGCCGCCGCGTCCCCGACCTGCCCGCACTCGACGAGGCGGCGCGGACAGAGTTCCCACAGGTCTATCTGGAACTGTTGAGGCGCTTCGACCGGATCTTCGGCCCCGGCGAGCCGCCGACCCCGTACGTCTCCGCCTGGCACCAGGCGCCGTTCGGAGTCCCCGGACGGGAGGACTTCGCCCTGCATCTGGAGCTTTTCACCATTCGCCGCACCTCCGGCAAGCTGAAGTTCCTCGCGGGTTCCGAATCCGGCATGAGTGTGTTCATCAACGACGTGCCGCCGGAAGCCGCGGCCCAGCGACTGCGAGAGGTAGCGAGCAAGTGA
- a CDS encoding acyl-CoA desaturase — protein sequence MPSTPDVIDETDPSLAVSALPPATLGGDRKGSIEQFALLVFIVVPFLALVAAVPMSWGWGVSWLDIGLMVAMYFIGCHGITVGFHRYFTHGAFKAKRPLRIALAVAGSLAVEGPLVRWVADHRKHHRFSDAEGDPHSPWRFGETLSALMKGLWWAHIAWMFDEEQTPQQKYAPDLIKDPAIRAVSRHFLTFTIVSLAIPPLVGGLVTMSWWGAATAFFWGSLVRVALLHHVTWSINSICHAVGKRPFKSRDRSGNVWWLAVLSCGESWHNLHHADPTSARHGVMRGQIDSSARLIRWFEKLGWAYDVRWPDAARIDSRRRSVPADAA from the coding sequence ATGCCGAGCACTCCCGATGTGATCGACGAGACCGATCCATCACTTGCCGTTTCCGCCCTTCCGCCCGCCACGCTCGGTGGGGACAGGAAGGGGTCGATCGAGCAGTTCGCGCTGCTGGTGTTCATCGTGGTGCCGTTCCTGGCCCTGGTCGCGGCGGTGCCGATGTCGTGGGGGTGGGGGGTGAGCTGGCTGGACATCGGGCTGATGGTGGCGATGTATTTCATCGGCTGCCATGGCATCACGGTCGGTTTCCACCGGTATTTCACGCATGGTGCGTTCAAGGCGAAGCGGCCGTTGCGGATCGCGCTGGCGGTGGCGGGTTCGCTGGCGGTGGAGGGGCCCTTGGTGCGGTGGGTGGCCGATCACCGCAAGCATCACCGGTTCTCGGACGCGGAGGGCGACCCGCATTCGCCGTGGCGGTTCGGGGAGACCCTGTCGGCTCTGATGAAGGGGCTGTGGTGGGCGCACATCGCCTGGATGTTCGACGAGGAGCAGACTCCGCAGCAGAAGTACGCCCCCGATCTGATCAAGGACCCGGCGATCCGGGCCGTCTCGCGCCACTTCTTGACCTTCACGATCGTCTCGCTGGCGATTCCGCCGCTGGTCGGGGGGCTGGTGACGATGTCGTGGTGGGGTGCGGCGACGGCGTTCTTCTGGGGTTCGCTGGTGCGGGTCGCGCTGCTGCACCACGTGACGTGGTCGATCAACTCGATCTGCCACGCGGTCGGCAAGCGCCCCTTCAAGTCGCGTGACCGGTCGGGGAACGTGTGGTGGCTGGCGGTGCTGTCGTGCGGCGAGTCCTGGCACAACCTGCACCACGCGGACCCGACGAGTGCCCGGCACGGGGTGATGCGGGGGCAGATCGACTCCAGCGCCCGGCTGATCCGCTGGTTCGAGAAGCTGGGCTGGGCGTACGACGTGCGGTGGCCGGACGCCGCACGTATCGACTCCCGGCGCAGGTCCGTTCCGGCCGACGCGGCATGA